ATGAAAAGGCGTTACAACAGCGGAATCTGGATTATTATCTGGTCGGTGGGCGCGCCTTTTATGCTCAACAGGAAATCTATGACCTGAGTAATCTGTGCCAGTATCTGGATAATCCTGATGATGAATTGAGCCTGTTGGGCGTCTTACGTTCGCCTTTTTTCAGCCTGTCGGATGACACCATTTATTCGATTGTTCGTAATGCAGAGACACTCTCAAAGGCGATGCGGGAGATGCCTGCTGACGACGATCTGCAGCCGCGGCAGAAACGACAGGTTCTGTATGCACAGCGCGTGTTAGCAGAACTACGTTCGAAAAAGGACCGGCTGTCACTGGTTGAACTATTGAATCTGGCGCTGGAACGAACGGGCTATGATGCGGCGCTGTTGAATGAGTTTCTGGGCGATCGCAAGATTGCGAACCTGCGCAAACTGATTGAAATGGCCCGCAATTTTGAGTCATCAGGGTTGTTTACTCTGAAGGACTTTGTGCAGAGGATCAGAGATTCGATTCTGGAAGAAAGTAAAGAAGAACTGGCGGCGACGCTGCCGGAAACGAGTGATGTGATTCGCTTGATGACGATTCACCAGTCAAAAGGGCTCGAGTTTCCGGTTGTGATCGTGGCGGACCTGGATCGGAAATCTCAAGGTGCCTCGAAAGATCCGTTTTTGCATCCCGAATGGGGGGCTTTGTTGCCTTTACCTGCGGTGAAGGGGACTGTGCCGGAAAATTATGCGTTCCATATGCACCGTGTTTTGGAACAGCGGGCCGACGAAGAGGAAACCGTGCGGCTGTTGTATGTCGCCGTTACGCGTGCCGCCGATTATTTGATACTTTCGGCAGGATTACCTTACAGTCAAAAGTTTCAGTCACCCTGGATGAAACTTCTGGCACGCCATTTCGAATTGTCCACCGGGGCGCCTGCCGTTGATCCTTACCTGGGGCGGCTTTCACTGGGGGCAATTCCCGCTGATCAGATTCCTGAGATTCGTGTGCATCATCAGAAACCCGAGCCTGTCACGAAGGCAGCGAAGAAACAGAAAACTTTGAAGCCGAGTCAGTTTTTTGAAGCATTGGAGCAGGGAACGCCGTCAGCATTCCCGATGTCTTTTGGGGAAATTCCTCCGCAACGCGCGGAGCGGACGCATGTCAGTGTCTCTTCTCTGGAAGTCATTGACGCTGAATTACAACAGTTCCCGATTCATTTTCAGGAGCCAGTAGCAGGTGCCGTGTCTTTGACGTCCGACGAAGCGACACTACTCGGAACACTAACGCATGAAGTCATCGAACGTCTGGATCCACAGCAGCCTGATCAGGCTGCCCGGATTGTGGAGTCTGTTCTGCTCGAGCAACCGCAACCGATTCAGGAGAAACTTCAGCCTTTGATCACGCAACAAATCTCCGCCTGGTATGAGTCTGATTTGTGTCAAATGCTGCAGACTGCCCGGGTGCACTATCGGGAACTTGATTTTCTGTTACATTGGCCAGACCCGAATTCAGGAGGGGGCAGCGATCCAATAACGGTTACCGGGACAATCGATGCGATTCTGCAGACAGAGGAGGGGCGATGGGTCGTACTAGATTACAAAACCGGTTCCCGCCTTGCTCAAATGACAGAAGAACAGCTCATTGAAGAGTATGAATTTCAGCTGGGAGTGTATACACTGGCGGTGGAGCAACTCATTGGCGGTCAGCCGGAATCGGTCGGTCTGGCTATGGTGCATGATACTATCCGTTTTGTAGAATTCGATTTGAATCCGAAGCGACTTGATGAAGTTGCCGAGAGACTGTCTCAGGCGGTTTCCCATTTGAATCAACTTATGCCAGCGACAGAAAGTCGTTAACCAGTCCCATGTCCAGCGAGTCACATTCCGAGCTTGATTGCTTTCGTCAACTGCATAATGCTCCTGAAATCTTTGAACTGATCCAACAGCATTCCGGATCCGAATTCCAGTTACAGAAACAGTTACGGGAAACCTATTCTCAGGATCTGGTGCGGGCGGCGTTAACGTTATTCGAACTTCGGATACGAGGACGGGCCAAGTTTTCTAAAGCAGACCAGATGTGGTTTGACCGTAAAAGTCTGGAACAGGCGACCCCCGAACTGGTTTCACAGCACAAAGCAGCCCGCTTTTCCGGAACCGTTTATGATTTTTGTTGTGGCATGGGAGGCGATCTGATCGCGCTGGCAAAACATGCGCATGTGACGGGCGTTGATCTGGAGCCTGTGTTGTGCCAATTTGCACATTGGAATAGCGACGTTTACGGCGTGTCGGATTCAGTGAGTGTGATCAATTCTCGCCTGGAAGAAATTCGGGATCGCGAGGGACGATTGCACATAGACCCGGATCGGCGGCCGCATTCCGGGGGGAAAGTGATTCGGATTGAGGATTATCTGCCTGGACTGGAGACACTGTTGGAGTTGATTGAACAGTTTCAAGGCGGTGCAATCAAGCTCAGTCCTGCCAGTAATTTTGCAGGTAAATTTCCTGGCACCGAGGTAGAACTGATCAGTCTGAATGGAGAATGTAAAGAAGCAACGATCTGGTTTGGTGACCTGGCAGGGGACCAGGAATATCGGGCGACGGCCATTTCAAAAACGGGCGAAGTTGACAGTATCGCCGGTCATCCGATGGATGCCTTTGTGGATCTCACAGAGCCCGGGGCATATGTTTATGATCCCGACCCGGCGGTGGTCCGTTCCGGTTTACTCGATGTGGCAGCAGATCAGTATGGAGTAAGCCGCCTGGATCCTGAAGAAGAATATCTGACATCTACCGAAGCAGTAGAGTCTCCTTTTTTCAGACGATTTCGTGTTCTGGATGACTTACCCAACAATGACCGGGATTTGAAAAAATATTTTCGGTCTGCCGATTTTGGGCAACTGGAAATCAAGTGCCGCCGCATTCCGGTGTCGATTGAAGCATTACGCCGCAAACTGTCATTGAAAGGGAATGCGGCGGGAGTGTTGATTATTGCCCGTTTACAGGGAAAATCGCGGGCGCTGATTTGCGAACGCGAATAGTTTCACAGGGTGTAAAAAAACGAGAGCCTGCCAGAGGCTCCCGTTTTATATTGATTTCATTCAACTCATCAATGGGTTTACTGTGCCTGACGGAACTGGAAGCGGTCCATCGGTAGCAGTTGTTGTGGTGCTGAGGGTGCATTATTAAACACGAAAGAGAATGCATAGCAGACCACCATTCCAGAAGTCATTTCTGCGACATACAATCCGCCTTCCGCAAACTGGGCACGTCCCTGAGCAGGCAAATTGACATTCCCTGATACAATGACGTAATGAGGTTTTGCAGTCGGGTCAACGTTGAAGTCAGCAGCCAGATTTCGAAAATAAGCGTGTGTGAACTTACCCGTTCGTGAGTTCAGGACCGCTCCCTGCAGACGTCCTGTCAGGAAGTCAAGCACGAACACCCCTTCTGCGTTTCCATTTTTAGTCGGAACGGTTGTAATGGCGAAGCGATCTCCGTCGCGGTCGGTCGCCACGGCGAAGGCTGGTTCGTGTGGCCAGAAATAGGATAAACACATGCCGCAAATGATGCCGACTGCCAGCCATAGGAATCGGCGTTCCCCAATTCGATTTTTCACTACAAATGCCTCCCGGTGTTGTTCTGTTTTCAGGCGGAGTGCTTTATTGGTCACTCAACCGCGGAATTGAACTTTGAAAATGTTGAAACTGGAATAGCTCTCCTGTGAGAGATCCACTTAACTATTGTACCTAAGAATAAAATTCCTCGCCAGAGTTGTTTGCTGGCAAAAACGGAAAGCGGGAGTCCTGGAAAAGGCCTGTTCCTTGCTCCCGATATTTGCCGTTGGTTGTAATTCCGATCGTGCAAAAGTATGCTGCTTTGTAAGGAACAGTCTTCAGGACTGGTCAGATTCAACATCTCGCTGCTCAACTCTAACTCGTCTCGTGGTACGGGTATAGAATGAATCAACAAGAGGAAGGAAGTCAACAATGGAAACAATGAACGGTCAACTCAATCGTAAATTGCGGATGGCACTGGTAGGTGGGGGACAGGGGTCGTTTATCGGTCGGGTGCATTCCATTGCCGCCTGCCTGGATAATCGGGCCGAGTTGGTGGCAGGGGCTCTGTCGTCCAATCCCGAAAAAGCAAAAGCATCAGCGCCCGCTTATGATATTAAGCCAGACCGGGCCTATGGTTCCATTGAAGAACTGGTCGAAAAAGAATCAGCGCTTCCAGAGGATCAGCGGATTGATTTTGTCAGCATTGCGACGCCCAATTTCACCCATTTTCCGATTGCGAAGACGGCTGTGGAAGCCGGGTTCAATGTGATCTGTGATAAGCCCATGACCTTTGACCTGGCACAGGCCGAAGAATTGAAAACACTCGTCGAGAAATCAGGCGTGGTGTTTGCCGTCAGCCATAATTACACCGGGTATCCCCTGGTGCGGATGGCGCGAGAAATGATTCTGTCGGGAGAACTGGGTGAGATTCAGGCCGTTCGCTCCAATTATATTCAAGGCTGGTTGCGTTCTCGCCTGGAAGAGGAAGAGCAAAAACAGGCTGCCTGGCGCACCGATCCTGCAAAATCGGGAGCCGCTGGTGCTTTTGGTGACATCGCCACACACGCTTATAATCTGGGCCGTTATATGACGGGACTTTTGCCGGAAGAGATTTCGTGCAACTTGAAGATCTTCGCCCCCGGACGCCAGTTGGATGATTACGGTCATGCCGTAATTCGTTTTCAAAACGGCGCATTGGGTACTGTCACCGCCAGCCAGATTTCACATGGTCGGGAAAATGATCTGTTTATCGAGATCGACGGTACCAAAGGCGCGCTGGCCTGGCGACAGGAAGAACCGAATCAGATGGTGATCCGTCGCAACGGGCAACCGCATTCGATCTATACACGCGATCCGAATGCGCCGTTTATGAATGAGATGGGAGCGGCTGCCTGCCGATTGCCTGCAGGACATCCGGAAGCCTTCTATGAAGCGTTTGCCAATATTTACCGCGGAGCATATGACGCGATGATCAGCCGGATAACCGGACAGCCCTTCGAATCCAAAAATACGATCTACCCTAATGTGTACGATGGGGTGGAAGGGATGTTCTTTATTCAGCAGTCGGTTGCCAGTAGTCATGAAAATGGTGCCTGGCTGCCGTTTCAGTGTGATAGCGCTCGCAGCTAGAATTTGATTGAAAAGTGCTTTGATCAAGTCTGATACGTCTGCAATCTGAGAGGATGGATTGTGGTAGTTATTTTTACGTACTGTAATAAATAGAATCGGGAAGTTGGTGTTTCATGAAGAACCTTCCACTGCATTATCAAATTTTAATTGCTTTGATCGCAGGGACACTTCTCGGTTTTGTTTTTAACCCTGGTGAAATTTCACTGGAAAAGCTGTCTTTGACGATCACTCCGTCAGATGGCGGTTTCCAGGTTTCACAGGAAAACGGGGCGCAGGATAAGGAAGCGTATCAATTCGAAGATCGCGCGGAGTTACTCAAGCGGTATCCTGAATTGAAAGACCTGTTTGCCGAAGGAGAGCTTGAGAAACCGGTGACGCTGGAAGTCACCGGTCGTTCTATTCACATTGTCGATTCATTCAAGAAAGTCGAATTGACTTACACCCGGACTGTG
This window of the Gimesia fumaroli genome carries:
- a CDS encoding UvrD-helicase domain-containing protein, whose protein sequence is MSNQPTYTDQQAAAISTRDVSIALSAGAGCGKTFVLTQRFLKLIEPGAPADRLSHIVAITFTERAAREMRDRIRETCLSQLRNCPEDEVAHWQTVIRGLDSARISTIHSFCTSILRSHAVSARLDPHFGLLEQGTSDTFLRKVVREAIHELLKQENADGMQMVYRYGLEKTYELLITLVPQQFRIEFEQFVGMTVEQLAGRMREYWESTFIPLQLAEIANAESTQFLVNLMSAHEPTHPKMRERFQVLLGRLPELINGSAKLRGELLETLISHAKVQGAGTKKDWDDVSVYEQIKDGFSTLRGSLGKLYESLKPDPAQFQMAAEYSLVVLRVTEFVSKCYQQSKAEKGLLDFDDLLLQTRDLFRRDPNARQRAAAGIEFLMVDEFQDTDPVQSEIVRSLCGKELLTGKLFLVGDAKQSIYRFRRADPEVFHQLRMEIPEAGRLPLSTNFRSQPAILNFTNCLFSSAMEHYYEPLTPFDPEQHSPTPGIEFLFASPDDPDLKGADAVRETEAEWIAARIRQLLEDETPRIWSKNTQTGERELRRVEPGDICILFRSLSSVSIYEKALQQRNLDYYLVGGRAFYAQQEIYDLSNLCQYLDNPDDELSLLGVLRSPFFSLSDDTIYSIVRNAETLSKAMREMPADDDLQPRQKRQVLYAQRVLAELRSKKDRLSLVELLNLALERTGYDAALLNEFLGDRKIANLRKLIEMARNFESSGLFTLKDFVQRIRDSILEESKEELAATLPETSDVIRLMTIHQSKGLEFPVVIVADLDRKSQGASKDPFLHPEWGALLPLPAVKGTVPENYAFHMHRVLEQRADEEETVRLLYVAVTRAADYLILSAGLPYSQKFQSPWMKLLARHFELSTGAPAVDPYLGRLSLGAIPADQIPEIRVHHQKPEPVTKAAKKQKTLKPSQFFEALEQGTPSAFPMSFGEIPPQRAERTHVSVSSLEVIDAELQQFPIHFQEPVAGAVSLTSDEATLLGTLTHEVIERLDPQQPDQAARIVESVLLEQPQPIQEKLQPLITQQISAWYESDLCQMLQTARVHYRELDFLLHWPDPNSGGGSDPITVTGTIDAILQTEEGRWVVLDYKTGSRLAQMTEEQLIEEYEFQLGVYTLAVEQLIGGQPESVGLAMVHDTIRFVEFDLNPKRLDEVAERLSQAVSHLNQLMPATESR
- a CDS encoding class I SAM-dependent methyltransferase yields the protein MSSESHSELDCFRQLHNAPEIFELIQQHSGSEFQLQKQLRETYSQDLVRAALTLFELRIRGRAKFSKADQMWFDRKSLEQATPELVSQHKAARFSGTVYDFCCGMGGDLIALAKHAHVTGVDLEPVLCQFAHWNSDVYGVSDSVSVINSRLEEIRDREGRLHIDPDRRPHSGGKVIRIEDYLPGLETLLELIEQFQGGAIKLSPASNFAGKFPGTEVELISLNGECKEATIWFGDLAGDQEYRATAISKTGEVDSIAGHPMDAFVDLTEPGAYVYDPDPAVVRSGLLDVAADQYGVSRLDPEEEYLTSTEAVESPFFRRFRVLDDLPNNDRDLKKYFRSADFGQLEIKCRRIPVSIEALRRKLSLKGNAAGVLIIARLQGKSRALICERE
- a CDS encoding Gfo/Idh/MocA family protein: METMNGQLNRKLRMALVGGGQGSFIGRVHSIAACLDNRAELVAGALSSNPEKAKASAPAYDIKPDRAYGSIEELVEKESALPEDQRIDFVSIATPNFTHFPIAKTAVEAGFNVICDKPMTFDLAQAEELKTLVEKSGVVFAVSHNYTGYPLVRMAREMILSGELGEIQAVRSNYIQGWLRSRLEEEEQKQAAWRTDPAKSGAAGAFGDIATHAYNLGRYMTGLLPEEISCNLKIFAPGRQLDDYGHAVIRFQNGALGTVTASQISHGRENDLFIEIDGTKGALAWRQEEPNQMVIRRNGQPHSIYTRDPNAPFMNEMGAAACRLPAGHPEAFYEAFANIYRGAYDAMISRITGQPFESKNTIYPNVYDGVEGMFFIQQSVASSHENGAWLPFQCDSARS